From the Daphnia magna isolate NIES linkage group LG3, ASM2063170v1.1, whole genome shotgun sequence genome, one window contains:
- the LOC123470773 gene encoding lachesin-like isoform X1, whose translation MNWTRVSAVLVAQFLIIVTGQRFPTISYISQEKVIDIGGSIELECSVQYVRDFPVLWIKMDNVDPSRTIPLSTGSNLIVKDSRFSLRYDQASSTYTLQIKDIQENDAGKYQCQVLLTVTEKISADVAVSVRIPPIIFDNSTRSVVVSEGEGVKLECYAGGYPAPTVSWRRENYAVLPTGGSQYRGNILTIPSVNKNDRGTYYCVAENGVGKGKRRNIAVEVEFSPVITVPRPRLGQALQYDMDLECHVIAYPPPAITWWKDEVQLSNNQHYSISHFATADEFTDTTLRILTAEKRQYGQYYCKAANKLGSDQASVELFETEIGFRRYPVLLHWTSESRSRATSDTFLSICSPNICSCLVQITFLYFFSSLH comes from the exons atGAATTGGACAAGAGTATCAGCCGTACTGGTTGCTCAGTTTTTAATTATTG TCACGGGACAGAGATTTCCGACGATTTCCTATATTTCCCAAGAGAAAGTAATAGACATTGGTGGATCTATTGAGCTGGAATGCTCTGTGCAGTATGTTAGAGATTTCCCCGTTTTGTGGATTAAAATGGACAATGTTGATCCTTCAAGAACTATTCCACTTTCCACTGGTTCAAACCTCATCGTTAAAGACAGCAGATTTAGCTTGCGATATGATCAAGCCAGTTCAACCTACACTCTGCAA ATCAAGGACATTCAAGAAAATGATGCTGGAAAATACCAGTGTCAAGTATTGTTGACAGTGACAGAGAAAATTTCTGCAGATGTAGCAGTCTCTGTTCGTATTCCACCCATCATTTTTGACAATTCCACAAGATCTGTGGTAGTCAGTGAAGGGGAAGGTGTCAAACTCGAATGTTATGCTGGTGGCTATCCAGCACCAACG GTATCTTGGCGCCGTGAAAACTACGCCGTGCTACCCACCGGAGGGTCTCAATACCGTGGCAACATTCTAACAATCCCGAGCGTCAACAAAAATGACCGTGGAACCTACTACTGCGTTGCTGAAAACGGTGTCGGCAAAGGCAAGCGACGCAATATCGCAGTTGAAGTCGAGTTTTCGCCCGTGATCACAGTACCCAG ACCCCGACTAGGACAAGCTTTACAATACGATATGGACCTTGAATGCCATGTTATTGCGTATCCACCTCCAGCAATTACTTGGTGGAAGGACGAAGTTCAGTTATCCAATAACCAGCATTACAG TATTTCACACTTTGCCACTGCCGACGAGTTTACCGATACAACGTTGCGTATCCTGACAGCTGAAAAGCGCCAATACGGTCAATATTATTGCAAGGCCGCCAATAAACTGGGCTCCGATCAGGCTTCAGTCGAGCTCTTTG AGACGGAGATTGGCTTTCGAAGATATCCGGTCCTACTTCATTGGACATCAGAAAGCAGAAGCCGAGCAACATCCGATACTTTTCTTAGCATTTGTAGCCCAAACATCTGCTCATGTCTCGTGCAAATCACGTTTCTCTATTTCTTTTCATCTCTACATTGA
- the LOC123470773 gene encoding lachesin-like isoform X3: protein MVTGQRFPTISYISQEKVIDIGGSIELECSVQYVRDFPVLWIKMDNVDPSRTIPLSTGSNLIVKDSRFSLRYDQASSTYTLQIKDIQENDAGKYQCQVLLTVTEKISADVAVSVRIPPIIFDNSTRSVVVSEGEGVKLECYAGGYPAPTVSWRRENYAVLPTGGSQYRGNILTIPSVNKNDRGTYYCVAENGVGKGKRRNIAVEVEFSPVITVPRPRLGQALQYDMDLECHVIAYPPPAITWWKDEVQLSNNQHYSISHFATADEFTDTTLRILTAEKRQYGQYYCKAANKLGSDQASVELFETEIGFRRYPVLLHWTSESRSRATSDTFLSICSPNICSCLVQITFLYFFSSLH, encoded by the exons ATGG TCACGGGACAGAGATTTCCGACGATTTCCTATATTTCCCAAGAGAAAGTAATAGACATTGGTGGATCTATTGAGCTGGAATGCTCTGTGCAGTATGTTAGAGATTTCCCCGTTTTGTGGATTAAAATGGACAATGTTGATCCTTCAAGAACTATTCCACTTTCCACTGGTTCAAACCTCATCGTTAAAGACAGCAGATTTAGCTTGCGATATGATCAAGCCAGTTCAACCTACACTCTGCAA ATCAAGGACATTCAAGAAAATGATGCTGGAAAATACCAGTGTCAAGTATTGTTGACAGTGACAGAGAAAATTTCTGCAGATGTAGCAGTCTCTGTTCGTATTCCACCCATCATTTTTGACAATTCCACAAGATCTGTGGTAGTCAGTGAAGGGGAAGGTGTCAAACTCGAATGTTATGCTGGTGGCTATCCAGCACCAACG GTATCTTGGCGCCGTGAAAACTACGCCGTGCTACCCACCGGAGGGTCTCAATACCGTGGCAACATTCTAACAATCCCGAGCGTCAACAAAAATGACCGTGGAACCTACTACTGCGTTGCTGAAAACGGTGTCGGCAAAGGCAAGCGACGCAATATCGCAGTTGAAGTCGAGTTTTCGCCCGTGATCACAGTACCCAG ACCCCGACTAGGACAAGCTTTACAATACGATATGGACCTTGAATGCCATGTTATTGCGTATCCACCTCCAGCAATTACTTGGTGGAAGGACGAAGTTCAGTTATCCAATAACCAGCATTACAG TATTTCACACTTTGCCACTGCCGACGAGTTTACCGATACAACGTTGCGTATCCTGACAGCTGAAAAGCGCCAATACGGTCAATATTATTGCAAGGCCGCCAATAAACTGGGCTCCGATCAGGCTTCAGTCGAGCTCTTTG AGACGGAGATTGGCTTTCGAAGATATCCGGTCCTACTTCATTGGACATCAGAAAGCAGAAGCCGAGCAACATCCGATACTTTTCTTAGCATTTGTAGCCCAAACATCTGCTCATGTCTCGTGCAAATCACGTTTCTCTATTTCTTTTCATCTCTACATTGA
- the LOC123470773 gene encoding lachesin-like isoform X2 — MNWTRVSAVLVAQFLIIVTGQRFPTISYISQEKVIDIGGSIELECSVQYVRDFPVLWIKMDNVDPSRTIPLSTGSNLIVKDSRFSLRYDQASSTYTLQIKDIQENDAGKYQCQVLLTVTEKISADVAVSVRIPPIIFDNSTRSVVVSEGEGVKLECYAGGYPAPTVSWRRENYAVLPTGGSQYRGNILTIPSVNKNDRGTYYCVAENGVGKGKRRNIAVEVEFSPVITVPRPRLGQALQYDMDLECHVIAYPPPAITWWKDEVQLSNNQHYSISHFATADEFTDTTLRILTAEKRQYGQYYCKAANKLGSDQASVELFETVIPICPPACGQNLFSVSVAASLGGADIILPVLLLACMFRRIYY, encoded by the exons atGAATTGGACAAGAGTATCAGCCGTACTGGTTGCTCAGTTTTTAATTATTG TCACGGGACAGAGATTTCCGACGATTTCCTATATTTCCCAAGAGAAAGTAATAGACATTGGTGGATCTATTGAGCTGGAATGCTCTGTGCAGTATGTTAGAGATTTCCCCGTTTTGTGGATTAAAATGGACAATGTTGATCCTTCAAGAACTATTCCACTTTCCACTGGTTCAAACCTCATCGTTAAAGACAGCAGATTTAGCTTGCGATATGATCAAGCCAGTTCAACCTACACTCTGCAA ATCAAGGACATTCAAGAAAATGATGCTGGAAAATACCAGTGTCAAGTATTGTTGACAGTGACAGAGAAAATTTCTGCAGATGTAGCAGTCTCTGTTCGTATTCCACCCATCATTTTTGACAATTCCACAAGATCTGTGGTAGTCAGTGAAGGGGAAGGTGTCAAACTCGAATGTTATGCTGGTGGCTATCCAGCACCAACG GTATCTTGGCGCCGTGAAAACTACGCCGTGCTACCCACCGGAGGGTCTCAATACCGTGGCAACATTCTAACAATCCCGAGCGTCAACAAAAATGACCGTGGAACCTACTACTGCGTTGCTGAAAACGGTGTCGGCAAAGGCAAGCGACGCAATATCGCAGTTGAAGTCGAGTTTTCGCCCGTGATCACAGTACCCAG ACCCCGACTAGGACAAGCTTTACAATACGATATGGACCTTGAATGCCATGTTATTGCGTATCCACCTCCAGCAATTACTTGGTGGAAGGACGAAGTTCAGTTATCCAATAACCAGCATTACAG TATTTCACACTTTGCCACTGCCGACGAGTTTACCGATACAACGTTGCGTATCCTGACAGCTGAAAAGCGCCAATACGGTCAATATTATTGCAAGGCCGCCAATAAACTGGGCTCCGATCAGGCTTCAGTCGAGCTCTTTG AAACGGTCATTCCCATTTGCCCGCCTGCATGTGGTCAGAACCTGTTCTCCGTTAGCGTTGCCGCCTCTCTTGGCGGAGCCGACATAATTCTCCCCGTCCTCTTGCTTGCCTGCATGTTCCGTCGCATCTACTACTAA